The proteins below come from a single Stomoxys calcitrans chromosome 1, idStoCalc2.1, whole genome shotgun sequence genomic window:
- the LOC106090446 gene encoding acyl-coenzyme A thioesterase 13 isoform X2, translating into MDFKITGGGDGRCIGEFTVGKSHVNASGGLHGGYTATMIDNITTYALMSAGSHPGVSVDLHVSYIKSAKEGEVIIVDANTIKTGKKLAYVECVLKKKSDGSIVAKGGQTKFVDFKEEE; encoded by the exons ATGGAT TTTAAAATCACTGGTGGGGGCGATGGTCGTTGCATCGGTGAATTCACAGTAGGCAAATCTCACGTTAATGCCAGCGGCGGTTTACATGGTGGTTACACTGCTACCATGATAGATAACATAACAACCTATGCCCTTATGTCAGCCGGCTCCCATCCTGGCGTCAGCGTTGATTTGCATGTTAGCTACATTAAGTCGGCCAAGGAAGGTGAAGTAATTATTGTGGATGCAAATACCATAAAAACGGGTAAAAAGCTTGCCTACGTAGAGTGTGTGCTAAAGAAAAAATCGGATGGCTCCATAGTGGCAAAAGGTGgacaaacaaaatttgtcgattttaaagaagaagaataa
- the LOC106090446 gene encoding acyl-coenzyme A thioesterase 13 isoform X1, whose protein sequence is MSAKRGVDFLKTVAEYVVKSGGHDAITNVFKITGGGDGRCIGEFTVGKSHVNASGGLHGGYTATMIDNITTYALMSAGSHPGVSVDLHVSYIKSAKEGEVIIVDANTIKTGKKLAYVECVLKKKSDGSIVAKGGQTKFVDFKEEE, encoded by the exons ATGTCCGCCAAACGTGGTgttgattttttaaaaacagtAGCAGAATATGTTGTAAAAAGCGGAGGCCACGATGCCATAACAAACGTG TTTAAAATCACTGGTGGGGGCGATGGTCGTTGCATCGGTGAATTCACAGTAGGCAAATCTCACGTTAATGCCAGCGGCGGTTTACATGGTGGTTACACTGCTACCATGATAGATAACATAACAACCTATGCCCTTATGTCAGCCGGCTCCCATCCTGGCGTCAGCGTTGATTTGCATGTTAGCTACATTAAGTCGGCCAAGGAAGGTGAAGTAATTATTGTGGATGCAAATACCATAAAAACGGGTAAAAAGCTTGCCTACGTAGAGTGTGTGCTAAAGAAAAAATCGGATGGCTCCATAGTGGCAAAAGGTGgacaaacaaaatttgtcgattttaaagaagaagaataa
- the LOC106090444 gene encoding uncharacterized protein LOC106090444 isoform X1 — protein sequence MDNLKLKQLAISELKIESVTDFCLHTYGNDVVLWGHCSEFHILEMLYSVDLLIPLPFRLAQVQMTQKKPLTHLIKDIDLVSIYSDCDVLESQDLSMDPIYVYDCSVEPVKPRLLHAELLGNDCQMCCMLTTYGACEMAQRDACTNEWRLVKTNLNKIFIAEIFPITKSPSDIKTFKQFKHFIDNYVITHFTWSPRAEENVIYVSVASGYVVALSYLPDERQFKERFKLKTSLDRIVYMEAKDHLLLVASAMGEVLLLNIGPHALTHIDYLWNKKDRMACRHAVINYSEQWSAYVIIYCKGAHILAYLCSTEGHIMANSTLYLKGIKISGLASISPHEYVTTSIMSTVTYIRLSRPTPQELCLEPQLIEHDMDSTNLQILGIALSKSRNLWTFLLSRNKDYTHHSKISQNATFISVSKINTVDSLNSLININLTTMDAAQDLLIAINLDIINNLDTEKYVEFLGVSRLVCPKVLNDVMLQKLQIKLLILRFIAKYQKMKYKSYKRNTEEEFLFLEAIVQLVYILDRLQYLQIAFTLDVKLSPFQQLSVVCMQSQFTRLLTSMSNNENDDNPLRNAMDHFVNVLGELYNKCKFVTNDFRYNPETCWLCQAEISVITFDKCPEGHEVKRCTISYTQLPLFQTKYCPHCFALANGTAETLQELFPANEIIKCTFCRFLLKEDNL from the exons ATGGAtaatttgaaattaaaacaaCTGGCCATTAGCGAATTGAAAATTGAATCCGTTACAGATTTTTGCCTACACACATATGGCAACGATGTGGTATTATGGGGACATTGCTCTGAATTTCATATTTTGGAAATGTTATATTCGGTGGATTTATTAATTCCATTGCCTTTTCGCTTGGCCCAGGTACAGATGACACAAAAGAAACCACTTACTCATCTAATAAAGGATATAGATTTGGTCAGTATCTACAGTGACTGCGATGTTCTTGAGAGCCAGGACTTGTCAATGGATCCCATATATGTTTACGATTGTTCAGTGGAACCTGTCAAACCGCGACTACTGCATGCCGAGCTTTTGGGCAATGATTGTCAAATGTGTTGCATGCTTACCACTTATGGTGCATGTGAAATGGCACAAAGAGATGCCTGCACCAATGAATGGAGACTGGTCAaaacgaatttaaataaaatatttatagccGAAATATTTCCTATAACAAAATCTCCCAGCGACATTAAGACATTTAAACAATTCAAGCATTTTATAGACAACTATGTTATAACACATTTCACATGGTCTCCGCGGGCAGAGGAGAATGTCATATATGTAAGTGTGGCCAGCGGCTATGTGGTGGCTCTGAGCTATTTGCCCGACGAGCGGCAATTCAAAGAACGGTTTAAACTTAAAACATCCCTTGATAGAattgtttatatggaagcaaagGACCATCTGCTACTGGTTGCTTCTGCCATGGGAGAGGTGCTGTTATTGAACATTGGGCCCCATGCATTAACACACATTGATTATTTATGGAACAAAAAAGATCGCATGGCTTGTCGCCATGCAGTAATCAATTACAGCGAGCAATGGTCTGCTTATGTCATTATATATTGCAAAGGAGCCCATATTTTGGCATACCTGTGCAGTACTGAAGGCCATATAATGGCCAATTCTACATTGTATTTGAAAGGCATTAAGATCTCAG GTCTTGCCAGCATTTCGCCCCATGAGTATGTCACCACCAGCATTATGAGTACTGTAACATACATACGCCTATCTCGGCCTACGCCTCAAGAACTTTGCCTGGAACCTCAGCTGATAGAACATGATATGGATTCGACCAATTTACAAATTTTAGGCATTGCCTTATCGAAATCTCGTAATCTTTGGACATTTTTATTGTCACGCAACAAAGACTATACCCATCACTCGAAGATTTCCCAAAATGCCACATTCATTAGTGTTAGCAAAATTAACACTGTGGACAGCCTAAATAGCCTTATCAATATTAACCTGACAACAATGGATGCGGCCCAAGATCTTTTGATTGctataaatttggatataattaaCAATCTCGATACGGAAAAATATGTGGAGTTTCTCGGTGTAAGCCGTTTGGTCTGCCCGAAGGTCTTAAACGATGTTATGTTGCAGAAGTTGCAAATCAAGTTGTTAATACTGCGCTTTATTGCCAAATACCAAAA AATGAAATACAAGAGTTACAAGCGTAATACGGAAGAGGAATTTTTGTTCTTGGAGGCAATTGTCCAACTTGTTTACATTCTGGATCGTCTACAATACCTACAGATAGCATTTACGCTTGATGTTAAACTTTCGCCATTCCAACAACTTTCGGTGGTCTGTATGCAGTCTCAGTTCACACGTCTACTTACATCCATGTCAAATAATGAGAATGACGATAACCCTTTGCGCAATGCAATGGATCATTTCGTAAATGTACTTGGAGAGCTGTATaacaaatgtaaatttgtcaCAAACGATTTTAGATACAATCCCGAAACGTGTTGGCTATGCCAAGCCGAAATAAGTGTCATAACTTTTGACAAGTGCCCCGAGGGTCATGAGGTGAAAAGATGTACAATCTCTTATACACAG
- the LOC106090444 gene encoding uncharacterized protein LOC106090444 isoform X2 codes for MLYSVDLLIPLPFRLAQVQMTQKKPLTHLIKDIDLVSIYSDCDVLESQDLSMDPIYVYDCSVEPVKPRLLHAELLGNDCQMCCMLTTYGACEMAQRDACTNEWRLVKTNLNKIFIAEIFPITKSPSDIKTFKQFKHFIDNYVITHFTWSPRAEENVIYVSVASGYVVALSYLPDERQFKERFKLKTSLDRIVYMEAKDHLLLVASAMGEVLLLNIGPHALTHIDYLWNKKDRMACRHAVINYSEQWSAYVIIYCKGAHILAYLCSTEGHIMANSTLYLKGIKISGLASISPHEYVTTSIMSTVTYIRLSRPTPQELCLEPQLIEHDMDSTNLQILGIALSKSRNLWTFLLSRNKDYTHHSKISQNATFISVSKINTVDSLNSLININLTTMDAAQDLLIAINLDIINNLDTEKYVEFLGVSRLVCPKVLNDVMLQKLQIKLLILRFIAKYQKMKYKSYKRNTEEEFLFLEAIVQLVYILDRLQYLQIAFTLDVKLSPFQQLSVVCMQSQFTRLLTSMSNNENDDNPLRNAMDHFVNVLGELYNKCKFVTNDFRYNPETCWLCQAEISVITFDKCPEGHEVKRCTISYTQLPLFQTKYCPHCFALANGTAETLQELFPANEIIKCTFCRFLLKEDNL; via the exons ATGTTATATTCGGTGGATTTATTAATTCCATTGCCTTTTCGCTTGGCCCAGGTACAGATGACACAAAAGAAACCACTTACTCATCTAATAAAGGATATAGATTTGGTCAGTATCTACAGTGACTGCGATGTTCTTGAGAGCCAGGACTTGTCAATGGATCCCATATATGTTTACGATTGTTCAGTGGAACCTGTCAAACCGCGACTACTGCATGCCGAGCTTTTGGGCAATGATTGTCAAATGTGTTGCATGCTTACCACTTATGGTGCATGTGAAATGGCACAAAGAGATGCCTGCACCAATGAATGGAGACTGGTCAaaacgaatttaaataaaatatttatagccGAAATATTTCCTATAACAAAATCTCCCAGCGACATTAAGACATTTAAACAATTCAAGCATTTTATAGACAACTATGTTATAACACATTTCACATGGTCTCCGCGGGCAGAGGAGAATGTCATATATGTAAGTGTGGCCAGCGGCTATGTGGTGGCTCTGAGCTATTTGCCCGACGAGCGGCAATTCAAAGAACGGTTTAAACTTAAAACATCCCTTGATAGAattgtttatatggaagcaaagGACCATCTGCTACTGGTTGCTTCTGCCATGGGAGAGGTGCTGTTATTGAACATTGGGCCCCATGCATTAACACACATTGATTATTTATGGAACAAAAAAGATCGCATGGCTTGTCGCCATGCAGTAATCAATTACAGCGAGCAATGGTCTGCTTATGTCATTATATATTGCAAAGGAGCCCATATTTTGGCATACCTGTGCAGTACTGAAGGCCATATAATGGCCAATTCTACATTGTATTTGAAAGGCATTAAGATCTCAG GTCTTGCCAGCATTTCGCCCCATGAGTATGTCACCACCAGCATTATGAGTACTGTAACATACATACGCCTATCTCGGCCTACGCCTCAAGAACTTTGCCTGGAACCTCAGCTGATAGAACATGATATGGATTCGACCAATTTACAAATTTTAGGCATTGCCTTATCGAAATCTCGTAATCTTTGGACATTTTTATTGTCACGCAACAAAGACTATACCCATCACTCGAAGATTTCCCAAAATGCCACATTCATTAGTGTTAGCAAAATTAACACTGTGGACAGCCTAAATAGCCTTATCAATATTAACCTGACAACAATGGATGCGGCCCAAGATCTTTTGATTGctataaatttggatataattaaCAATCTCGATACGGAAAAATATGTGGAGTTTCTCGGTGTAAGCCGTTTGGTCTGCCCGAAGGTCTTAAACGATGTTATGTTGCAGAAGTTGCAAATCAAGTTGTTAATACTGCGCTTTATTGCCAAATACCAAAA AATGAAATACAAGAGTTACAAGCGTAATACGGAAGAGGAATTTTTGTTCTTGGAGGCAATTGTCCAACTTGTTTACATTCTGGATCGTCTACAATACCTACAGATAGCATTTACGCTTGATGTTAAACTTTCGCCATTCCAACAACTTTCGGTGGTCTGTATGCAGTCTCAGTTCACACGTCTACTTACATCCATGTCAAATAATGAGAATGACGATAACCCTTTGCGCAATGCAATGGATCATTTCGTAAATGTACTTGGAGAGCTGTATaacaaatgtaaatttgtcaCAAACGATTTTAGATACAATCCCGAAACGTGTTGGCTATGCCAAGCCGAAATAAGTGTCATAACTTTTGACAAGTGCCCCGAGGGTCATGAGGTGAAAAGATGTACAATCTCTTATACACAG